The Thermodesulfovibrionales bacterium genome includes a window with the following:
- a CDS encoding AtpZ/AtpI family protein: MNDRTDKGKKGPEDKALFRQLFTVGLIGIQFALSIFVGFAMGYFLDKLFHTFPWLTVIFLIFGIIAAFRELFRLAGRDNGNREKDR; this comes from the coding sequence GTGAACGACCGGACAGACAAGGGAAAGAAAGGACCGGAGGACAAGGCGCTCTTCAGGCAGCTTTTTACCGTCGGGCTGATCGGTATACAATTCGCCCTTTCGATCTTCGTCGGTTTTGCCATGGGCTACTTTCTCGACAAGCTCTTCCACACCTTCCCCTGGCTCACCGTCATATTCCTCATCTTCGGCATCATTGCGGCGTTCCGTGAACTCTTCAGGCTCGCCGGGAGGGACAATGGGAATCGGGAAAAGGATCGTTAA